TCTGTTATTTGTGTCTCAAATCATAACACGCACAGCAGTCTCTCAGGATGAGGTGCAGATTTAGTTCACTTTTGCCATTGTAAACCAGCTAACTGATACACAGTTACACTGCTTAAGGTATATTTGAGCAAATAGCGATGCATGAATCAGCCAGTGTCCAACATTGTAATGGGTCCCACAGGGGACAGGAGGGAATGGCTTTCATAAGGCAAATCCAGAAATATTTCATGGGCTATAGTTACATAGCCACAGTATTTGCTCTGGGTTGGTAGAAGAGTCCCTGTAGTATGGTTAGTTGGCAGCTTCGGGAGGTAAAGCCAATGTTTTGTTTAATAAAGGCATTTACAGTAAATATAGCCCTTCAAGATGTGCTTATGTTTGAGCAGAGCAAGCTCATTGTATTAGCTACTTTCAGTGATGCTCAGACAAACCTGACAAGAGCATCTTCAGGGAAGAGAGGCTTTGGTTTCTGCTCCACAACACTGTGCTTCTCTGTATCTGCCTGCATGTTCATCTCTCCAACTCTGGTTTGGAGATAAAGGCATGGAGTGTGTGTTGTTCCCTGTCCATTCCCCACCTCAGAAGCCTTCCCGTATAGAAGGAGAATAAATCTCAGTTTCATTGTGGATATGGATCTGGAAGAAGATGAAACTGATTGTCACTGGGCCATACAACCTGTGGGGTTGGAAAAACAGAATCCGGAGGTATGGGTGTCAATCTAATTCTGTCCCCAGTAGACACTAGACCTCTTCTGGACAGGAAGATGGGTATCTAAAAAGTCTTCCAGCTCCAGAGTTCTCATTTCTTCATGAGCTCACAAATACGCACAGTTTAACAGATTTAACACACACTCGTCCCTCTGCTCTGAGGGTGACATCCTGGGACAGTGTGATACCAGGAGGGTGCGTGCACTGGCCACCTTCTTGCGTGCACTTGCCACACTGCAACAgagtgtcatagttagggttgtactgctgtgaacacacaccatgaccaaggcaactcttataaaagacaacttttaattggggctggcttacaggttcagaggtttagtccattattatcaaggcaggagcatggcagcatccaggcaggcatggtacaggcagaactgagagttctacatcttcatctgaaggctgctatgagaAGACACCTCCAGGcacctaggatgagggtcttatagcccacacgcacagtgacacacctactccaacaaggccacgccttttgttgttttttgtttttctgagacagggttggatgtcctggaactcactctgtagaccagactggcatcgaactcagaaattcgcctgcctctgcctcccaagtactgggattaaaggtgtgtgccaccatgcctggctaaggccacgccttctaatagtgccactccctgggccaagcacatacaaaccatcacacagaggCAGCCAGGTTAATGAGAGCAAAGTTGCTGGAGCCTGGCAAAGCCTTCTCTGAGCCGTCTCTTTCTCAGATTGCTCatagaaataacaacaaacagaCGGGGGTGAGGGATGTTGCAAAGTTCaaattctgtgtctgtctgcctataCTGTAGCTTGAGCATCTGCCTGCCAATTAACTCATTTGATCCCTAGAAAAATTCTGCAGCATGGGTAGTATTTTAAAGTTGAAAAGCAATGGGATGGGGACAGAGGGCTTTTAAAAACCTACCCACGGGTCACATGGCTTACCAGCAATGCCATCCAGGTGAACCTCAAAGGATGTCCTCCCCCACCTTTTTTCACCAACACGTGCTTTTCTGGATGAGCCGAATGGCAGAAAGATTGAAGACTGATTCTGGAACTCCCTCCAGAGGCGTGTCCTCCCAGTTTTGGAGGTTCCCAGAAAGGAGGTGGTGCTGGCTCCCTGGGCAGCTAGCCCAGGCTCTGGgcagtgagagggagggagatcaGGCCACCacgagacagagatggagaccaGCAGCCTGTGGCCCCCGAGGCCCAGCCCCAGCGCAGGGCTGAGCCTGGAGGCGCGGCTGGGCGTGGACACTCGCCTCTGGGCCAAGGTGCTGTTCACCGCGCTCTATTCGCTCATCTTCGCGCTTGGCACGGCCGGCAATGCGCTGTCCGTGCACGTGGTGCTGAAGGCGCGGGCGGGTCGCCCCGGGCGCCTGCGTTACCACGTGCTCAGCCTGGCACTGTCAGCCCTGCTGCTACTGCTGATCAGCGTGCCCATGGAGCTCTACAACTTCGTGTGGTCCCACTACCCCTGGGTCTTCGGCGATCTCGGCTGTCGTGGCTATTACTTCGTGCGCGAGCTGTGCGCCTACGCCACGGTGCTGAGCGTGGCCAGCCTGAGCGCAGAGCGCTGCCTGGCCGTGTGCCAGCCGCTGCGAGCCCGCCGCCTGCTCACCCCGCGCCGCACCCGCCGCCTGCTGTCACTGGTCTGGGTCGCCTCTCTGGGCCTTGCCCTGCCCATGGCGGTTATCATGGGACAGAAGCACGAAATGGAGAGGGCCGACGGGGAGCCTGAGCCTGCCTCACGTGTGTGCACGGTGCTAGTAAGTCACGCCACCCTCCAAGTCTTCATCCAGGtaagggagtggggagtggggcacAGTAGAAGGGGAAACCTATGTCCTACAGTTAGcgtttaacacacacatacacacacacatacatacatacacacacacacacacacacacactggggtagTGAAAGAAACTAAAGCAATTCCTCCAGGGTCCTTCCCAGAAATTCAAAGGACCAAGGCAGGGTGCAAGCAGCATCCCTTCACTACCCGTAAGCACACAGAGGATCTGGAAGGGTAAACATGTGAAAGTGCAGAAAGGCATCTGGCTGGTGCATCAGGACATGTGTGGGATTAGGGGCTGCATAGATGACTGGACCATCATATCTTCTGCACTGAATTCCTGGCCAAGTGTGGACTGGAGTCTTGCAGCTATTGTTTGAGATTTTCAAGTCTGTGTGTGCCAGAACAATGGATTAGACTAGGGGCACACATATGGTTGTAGAACAGAAGGGTTTGTCAGGAAGAAAAACACTTGCACAACTGAAGTGGATGCagagcagaagaggagggagCTGTTAGAAGCTCAAGGGCACTGGCCAGGAGTAGAGTAGGTGGTGACCTTTTATGTGTCATTTACACAGCACCTGCCTTCTCCCACATTTATAATCCATGGGCTTTTTCTATTGCTTTGTCTCTTATGTGTAGCTGTTGGTGAGGGTCCCCAGCCTTTCTCTGCCATTGGTTTCTTTTATATTAATCTTGATACCTCTTTCTCTCTACCCTATTATTATCTTGCCACAGTACAAGGCTGCAGTGCCTGGCATAAagctccctctctttctctgcaccaTCCTATGTGTATCAGCCGGGTCTGGTGGACAGGAAGGGAGGAGTATAGGACCTATTCATCTGTCCTTCAACTACCACCTCCCTTTTCACCCAAGAGGAATCAAGAGAAACCATGGAAAGAGCCAATTGTGCCCATGTTTAACCATGTCCTACGGGGCTGCCTTATCCCTATCTGGTTCTAGTTCTCCTTGAATGGGGACAAGGGGACCAAATGCCTAACAATGGTTTGCTGGTAATGGATTTGCTTTAAAAGGAGTTTGGCATTTGAAACATCATGCCCATCTCTAGAAAGAGTGTTCAGCCATTatctgggaggaagggagggagtccAAGGAAACTGAAGGGTTCTAGTCGGGACTCTGTTGGAAGAAACTTCAAGTTAAGAAAAGGATTCAGGACAGGGATGGTGAGTAGAACAGGGACCCTGAGTCAGAATTATCAGTTTGCTGGCTCCCAGGAGGCCCTATTTCTGTTCTCTGTCCCTGCTGGGGCAGAATGGAGTGCTTGTCTGTTGGTGTGTGTCATTCACATGCCCAGATTTGCATGGATGTCAAAAAGAAGGCATAGATgtcatgaaaataattaaatgtgacctcatgaaggTGTCAGGGATACGGCACAGCAGATCCTCACTCtgtgtcctcttctcttcttccccactTATGCTCTAGAGACCTGATCTCTAGTTTTCCTTCCCACTGGAGCACCTAACCTGGGCCACCTGAGGGCATTATCCCATGACCCCATGcagcctttcccctttcccctctctgcaTCCTGTCCTCATGTAGTCTTTCCATAAGCATATGAATAAGATGTACAACCTGCAGGCGCTACCCATGTGGCCTCTAGGAAAATCATTAAAAGAATGAGTAGAGAGAAAGTTCCCACAAGCCACTCCCTCTGCTGTCTTTGCCCTGGGTATGTCCAGGCGGCCCCACTTCACTGGGGACTCATAGTGACCCAGCTCTGGCATGGACTCCCTTTTGCCACATGGCTCTGGATGCTGTTGTTCCCCTTGCTGGGTAGACTGAGAGGCATTTCCCAGAGCTAACACTTATTGCAACCTCCTGGCCTGATTCCCAACATGTGAGGGTGTGATAATGGactgtgattttttaaaaaagatgcatttaaattttaatcatgtgtatatgtctggGTATATGGGTATgtccacatgagtgcaggtgcctgaagaggccgaaagaggacatcagattccctaggGCCAGAATTACAGGCTGCTGTGAGCTCCCCAGGGTGGATGTTGGGGACAGAACTCTGGTGTTTtccaagagcagtaagtgctcttaaccactggaccttctctccagcccacagactgttgtttttaaatgaaggTATCTATCGAGCGGGAGCCATTTGAATATAAAGGCTGAAAAGCTGGGGCACTCAGGGTCCTGTTTCcagagctgagaagaaagtgGGCTGAGGAGACTGAGCACTCAGTGATGTGTCTGTTTCCTTGGAAAGAATTTGATTCCTGTACATAGGGAAGTATGACTTCTCTGTGACCTTGGGCTTGCAATGTAGCATTGTAGTTCTGAGACTTTCCTTAGCTTTGCCTTCCAGGACGTTGATCCCCTACTTCTGTTGATGCAGATTCTTAGCACAGAGCAAACCTGATGTCCAGAGCCACAGGCCTTTGGTGGCTGCCCCCATAACACTCGGCATTACCTTTATAGGTGAACGTGCTGGTCTCCTTCGTTCTGCCCTTGGCACTCACTGCTTTCCTGAATGGGATCACTGTCAACCACCTGATGGCCCTCTACTCCCAGGTACCATCAGCTTCTGCCCAAGTCAACTCCATCCCCAGCCGCCTGGAGCTCCTGAGTGAGGAAGGCCTCCTGGGCTTCATCACATGGAGAAAGACCCTCTCCCTGGGggtccaagccagcctggtgAGACACAAGGATGCCAGCCAAATCCGCAGCCTCCAGCACAGCG
This genomic window from Mus caroli chromosome 12, CAROLI_EIJ_v1.1, whole genome shotgun sequence contains:
- the Ntsr2 gene encoding neurotensin receptor type 2 isoform X2 encodes the protein METSSLWPPRPSPSAGLSLEARLGVDTRLWAKVLFTALYSLIFALGTAGNALSVHVVLKARAGRPGRLRYHVLSLALSALLLLLISVPMELYNFVWSHYPWVFGDLGCRGYYFVRELCAYATVLSVASLSAERCLAVCQPLRARRLLTPRRTRRLLSLVWVASLGLALPMAVIMGQKHEMERADGEPEPASRVCTVLVSHATLQVFIQVNVLVSFVLPLALTAFLNGITVNHLMALYSQEPSLLCMSSAGCRTMPAGSCIATSPMMDGLMSSMTSITISTW
- the Ntsr2 gene encoding neurotensin receptor type 2 isoform X3; translation: METSSLWPPRPSPSAGLSLEARLGVDTRLWAKVLFTALYSLIFALGTAGNALSVHVVLKARAGRPGRLRYHVLSLALSALLLLLISVPMELYNFVWSHYPWVFGDLGCRGYYFVRELCAYATVLSVASLSAERCLAVCQPLRARRLLTPRRTRRLLSLVWVASLGLALPMAVIMGQKHEMERADGEPEPASRVCTVLVSHATLQVFIQVNVLVSFVLPLALTAFLNGITVNHLMALYSQVPSASAQVNSIPSRLELLSEEGLLGFITWRKTLSLGVQASLEPSLLCMSSAGCRTMPAGSCIATSPMMDGLMSSMTSITISTW
- the Ntsr2 gene encoding neurotensin receptor type 2 isoform X1 — translated: METSSLWPPRPSPSAGLSLEARLGVDTRLWAKVLFTALYSLIFALGTAGNALSVHVVLKARAGRPGRLRYHVLSLALSALLLLLISVPMELYNFVWSHYPWVFGDLGCRGYYFVRELCAYATVLSVASLSAERCLAVCQPLRARRLLTPRRTRRLLSLVWVASLGLALPMAVIMGQKHEMERADGEPEPASRVCTVLVSHATLQVFIQVNVLVSFVLPLALTAFLNGITVNHLMALYSQVPSASAQVNSIPSRLELLSEEGLLGFITWRKTLSLGVQASLVRHKDASQIRSLQHSAQVLRAIVAVYVICWLPYHARRLMYCYIPDDGWTNELYDFYHYFYMVTNTLFYVSSAVTPVLYNAVSSSFRKLFLESLSSLCGEQHSVVPLPQEAPESTTSTYSFRLWGSPRNPSLGEIQV